One part of the Vicia villosa cultivar HV-30 ecotype Madison, WI linkage group LG6, Vvil1.0, whole genome shotgun sequence genome encodes these proteins:
- the LOC131609731 gene encoding acyl carrier protein 1, mitochondrial-like: MALRAAILRHVRVPLQATPKLQPWNGSFRSMSSHDDHITKEEVVDRVLSVVKDFPKVDPSKVTPEVHFQKDLGLDSLDTVEIVMALEEEFKLEIPDKEADKIDSLPLAIEYISNHPMSS; encoded by the exons ATGGCACTGAGAGCAGCCATACTCCGCCATGTTCGCGTACCACTCCAAGCTACTCCCAAATTGCAACCATGGAATGGTTCCTTTCGCTCCATGTCTTCACACGACGATCATATCACCAAAGAAGAAGTCGTCGATCGAGTACTCTCTGTCGTCAAAGATTTCCCCAAAGTCGATCCTTCCAAg GTGACTCCAGAAGTGCATTTTCAGAAGGATTTGGGTTTGGACAGCTTAGACACCGTGGAAATCGTAATGGCACTTGAAGAAGAGTTCAAGCTGGAAATCCCAGACAAGGAAGCTGATAAAATTGACTCTTTACCGCTTGCTATTGAGTACATTTCTAACCACCCCATGTCTAGTTAA